Part of the Tolypothrix sp. PCC 7910 genome, TACCATCTGGTGAGAACATAAAAGTTAGCGTCACAGGTGATGAAGGGTCTTTAGTTTGCCATTCACCAATTAATTTTTGAGCAATGGTGTTTGTAGACTGTTCTGTAGGCGCTGGATTAGGGATTGGTGTTGGTATCGCCTGATTTGTAGGTGCTGGATTAGGAATTGGAACTTTTGCAGGTTGAGCCAGCACAACTGTATTCAGTGTCATTGATAATGCTATAAGTACGCTAGAGGTCAGCCTTGTGCTGGCGATCACAAATTTGCCAAAGTAGGGGAAAATGTGAGGCATTCGTTTGAGCCAAATAGAATTGACAGGATCTTAGCAGTACCTCTGCGTCGAATCACACCCTACCGCATTCAACAGCCAAAACCGCTATGAAAACATCCCGTTCCTCTCAGATGCAACTGCTAGATAATGATACAGTTGCCGCCTGGGTTTTTCTTACACCCGCACTGATCTTACTAGGTCTGTTTATCATTTGGCCGATCGCCTATTTGTTTTATCTTAGTTTTACTGCCGGTAGTTTTACCTCAAAAGGCACTTATCTTGTCGGCTTCAAAAATTATTGGCGCTTGCTGTTCAATTCCGATTTTTGGCAAGTTTTATTGAATACCGCTTATTTTACGATTGCTACGGTGATTCCCAGTTTAGTGATTCCCCTAGTCCTAGCAGTACTATTAAACCGTTCTTTGGCTTTGCGAGGTCTCATCCGCAGTGCCTATTTTCTACCTTCAATTATTTCTCTTGTAGCCGCTGGGTTAGGATTTCGCTGGCTATTTCAAACCACTGGCCCCGTTAACGGATTTTTAAATATATTTGGTATTCCATCGATTCCTTGGCTAGGGGATACATTTTGGGCTATGCCAGTACTGATTTTATTGAGTATTTGGAAACAACTCGGCTTTAATATGGTGGTGTTTTTAGCAGGGTTACAAGCCATTCCCCCCAGCCGTTACGAAGCTGCGGAATTGGATGGTGCAAATGGCTGGCAACAATTTTGGCATATCACCCTCCCCGGATTGCGCCCGACTTTAATATTTGCCATTGTTACCACAGCTATTTTTAGCTTGCGGAGCTTTGAGCAAGTTTACGTGATTACAGGCGGCGGGCCTTTAAATTCGACGAATTTGCTAGTTTATTACATTTACCAAGAAGCTTTTGGTCAATTTGATTTTGGTTATGCAGCCGCAGCCGCAACGGTGTTATTAGCAGTAACTCTAGTTTTGGTGTATTTACAATTGCGAACTTGGGGAGAGGAGTAGGTATTGGTAATGGGTAATTGGTAATTGGTTTTTCTCTCTGTCTCCCTATGCCCTATGCCCTATGCCCTATGCCCCATATAAAACACAAGTTGATACAGCTGACAATCTGTCCCAGGATGTGTATCCTAGTTGAGGATTATTAACTTACTGCAATATTTAACGCATCTTGATATGGATAGAAAAACTAAACGCCTTTTAATGCTGGTTGTTTTCTGTAGTTTAAGTGGTGTCATTTTAGGAGGCACTACCAGCTGGGCAGAAAGTACTATGTGTTTGGAAGCCAAGACAGTTACTAGTGACTGCTTGACTCAAGACCCTATACAAAAAACTATACAAGGAATGAGCACTGGTTTAGTAGCCGGTGCGGGAGCAGCTTTTGGCGTGGCTTGGCAGTTACGTCAACAAGACTAAACAATTCGTAATTGATAATTCGTAATTCGTAGTTAAAGCGGCTATTTTGCGATTGATTATCCCAAAATAGCCGTTTTACATATACAAGGGTGTGTTATGCCGTAGGCTAACGCACCTTAAATACTAATTATTCAAAACGATAGTTGCGATCGCGCACCCATAAACTAATGGGTACGGCATTACCTTGAGGATCGACTTTGACTTTGACTACTATTGGTTGTCGTCTTCCTTCTCGAGAGTCTAAAGCGCGGGAAATGTCTCTACTAATCCGTTCCCGCTGTTCCTCTGGAATGTAGTATGTCTCTACACCATAATTGACAACGCCATCCCGATATACGCCTTTTAAGGCGACCTGATCGTTTGCTAGGTTTGTGGGTCGTCTTCCGCTAACTCTTATTGGCCTCCAAGCAGACGGAACACCACGACCAGAAAATTCTCTCTCTTCCAGAGTTACATACAAATTGGTTCCGTCTGCCAATTGTCTATTTCTACCCCTATTTTGCCTTAGCAACTCCTGCCAGCCAGGTAGTCTTCTCAAAGTTGCAATCCGGGAGATGTTATAGTCTAAATTGATGGCGTAGTTTTGCCGCACATCATCAGGATCTACAGACGCACTTTGCAAAATTACTGTTTTGCCTGCAACGTCTGTGTAAACAGCTTGAGTGGGTACTGCCATAATCAACCCTGTTTGAATTAACAGGGGAACCAGTAGCCGCCAAAAAGGTAAGGGCTGGTTTGCTTGTTGTTCAGTAGCAATCAAATAATCCCGAAAAGTCAGCTTTCCAGAAAATTCAGCTTCGGGAGACCAGCTTTGATTAGATTTATTCGATGATTTATTTGATTCAGAACCGCTGGATTTATTGGATTCAGAGGCATTACTTTTCATGGGCGTAGTCCTGAAAGGAGAGGAAAATAACCGGGATTAGGACTTACGCAGAGACAGGCTAAGGGAATTTCAACTAAAAAAGATATTCCACCACTATGCCAGCAGAGAAAGCGGAGGAAGCAGAGGAGAAAGAATTTGTTCCTCTGAAGGTTGGATCATTTATTTTCCGAAAATCCCTAACTACTCAAATATTAGGAATACACAGAGATAACATTCTATCGAATTCTTCGTAATAAACAATTACGAAATGTGAATAGGCTTAAATCTTTTACCAATGACAAAGGACAAAAGACAAATGACAAATTACGAATTGCTTTTTTTACTTTTTCCTTCAGATTGGCGACGTTCAAACCACAGTCCGGCGCTAATTAGTACAGAACCGCACATTACAAAAACCAGCGACTTGACTAGCAAGTCTGTATTGTACTCCCACACCCGACTGAGGACTTGTAAAGTTAACAATAGCATACCGCCCCAGAAGGCGGGTCTATCGTTAAGTTTCAATCCTTCTTGAATTAGTTTCCAGGCTAAGATGACTAACAGAACGTTGAAGGCAAAAATTCCCAGTTCGCTAATACGGGTAATACCTTGATGCCAAAAAGGTACTAAAGCCGTAATGCCAATAAATATCCCAATCAGGATCAGGTTGAAAACCATTTCTCGACGGGCAGGATTGTTGCGTTGACGCAGCAGAAATAACCATTGTAATACTGCCAAACCGCTAAGAATCCCTATATCGATGATGGGAAGACTTCTGAGAATGTTGCTGTTAGTAGTTGGCGGTATATAACCATTTTCGGGAAATTGCCATTGCCAACGGAAGGACAAGATATAAAATGCAAAACCAAAACAGAATAAAGCAAGACTCCGCGCTAGGGGTTGAAACAAGCGATAATTTACTGTGGGAAATAGTAAGTCATCGTAACTCCACAATAAAGCTGGTGGGAGTGCAAAGGCAAAGGATGCTACCCACGGCGCAATATCAGTGTAGGTTAGTACTTGTAAGGGATTGAGGTTGAATTGCAAGGAACTGACAAAAGCAAAAACTGCTAATCCAAAAATCCAGCGCGATCGGCAAAAATAGGCTAAGGGTACAAAAAATAGCCAGGATATCAAGGGCATATGTCGCACAATTAGTCGTGCCCAAGTCCATTCACCCTGAGTGTACCACCAGTCTCCGAGTCCACTCCAATAGCCAATGAGGACGAGGACAATGCCCAGAATACCCAAGGAATTTAAGGATAGACTGTAAGCCATGATCACAACCCCAAATCCCCAAGCAATAAAGAGTTCCGCAGTGGAACCAG contains:
- a CDS encoding GDYXXLXY domain-containing protein: MKSNASESNKSSGSESNKSSNKSNQSWSPEAEFSGKLTFRDYLIATEQQANQPLPFWRLLVPLLIQTGLIMAVPTQAVYTDVAGKTVILQSASVDPDDVRQNYAINLDYNISRIATLRRLPGWQELLRQNRGRNRQLADGTNLYVTLEEREFSGRGVPSAWRPIRVSGRRPTNLANDQVALKGVYRDGVVNYGVETYYIPEEQRERISRDISRALDSREGRRQPIVVKVKVDPQGNAVPISLWVRDRNYRFE
- a CDS encoding DUF2157 domain-containing protein, which codes for MILDNFQRKIRKEAQLWRDEGIISASQYQQLADRYQFNNIEAATRDRSRMIAIAVGGILLVLGVIIFIAANWQEWSRDVKFILMISLFLSVTITGFYTWREPAQRKAEGKKLDRSKRLLGEALLILGAFILGANILLMAQVFNIAGSTAELFIAWGFGVVIMAYSLSLNSLGILGIVLVLIGYWSGLGDWWYTQGEWTWARLIVRHMPLISWLFFVPLAYFCRSRWIFGLAVFAFVSSLQFNLNPLQVLTYTDIAPWVASFAFALPPALLWSYDDLLFPTVNYRLFQPLARSLALFCFGFAFYILSFRWQWQFPENGYIPPTTNSNILRSLPIIDIGILSGLAVLQWLFLLRQRNNPARREMVFNLILIGIFIGITALVPFWHQGITRISELGIFAFNVLLVILAWKLIQEGLKLNDRPAFWGGMLLLTLQVLSRVWEYNTDLLVKSLVFVMCGSVLISAGLWFERRQSEGKSKKSNS
- a CDS encoding carbohydrate ABC transporter permease, with protein sequence MKTSRSSQMQLLDNDTVAAWVFLTPALILLGLFIIWPIAYLFYLSFTAGSFTSKGTYLVGFKNYWRLLFNSDFWQVLLNTAYFTIATVIPSLVIPLVLAVLLNRSLALRGLIRSAYFLPSIISLVAAGLGFRWLFQTTGPVNGFLNIFGIPSIPWLGDTFWAMPVLILLSIWKQLGFNMVVFLAGLQAIPPSRYEAAELDGANGWQQFWHITLPGLRPTLIFAIVTTAIFSLRSFEQVYVITGGGPLNSTNLLVYYIYQEAFGQFDFGYAAAAATVLLAVTLVLVYLQLRTWGEE